The following coding sequences are from one Leucoraja erinacea ecotype New England chromosome 2, Leri_hhj_1, whole genome shotgun sequence window:
- the gjd4 gene encoding gap junction delta-4 protein, with product MGSLDNLGLVTLALRHNLTIVGKLWIAVIVFLRLLVVLGIGYPLYQDEQTKFTCDSMQPGCSNVCYDAFSPISHCRFWFVQAVVLCLPLVIFITYVTHRLPPQNVGCPCQLPHNPAEPPLFRKVPSARAPSMLKVGETNPDLEEFCGEILAVNEDLITGRRVHNFCEAYVLQLLLRALLEAGFGAGQYYLFGFMVPKKFVCSRYPCANIVTCYPSRPTEKTLLANFMFGVTALSFLLNFADLIHVIKQAVKQGKRRKMLVRNFYQDEPYPDMPSDPHVLPEHKALQDYGLQARQRRESGGSAGGGSVSKPGQERAALKQPGEGVLDHMALSNTNSNNAHLNVLASHQALAGRMAGECGGKCAGDQGLAARSSAERCGEEVPDQQGSRLRQHALQSKSSGSPASSDSRQMIEEYRLVHMRITDNVESRKKKSEWV from the coding sequence GGAAGCTCTGGATTGCAGTAATCGTGTTTCTGCGTCTACTAGTTGTACTTGGCATTGGCTACCCCTTGTACCAGGACGAGCAGACTAAGTTTACCTGTGACTCCATGCAGCCAGGCTGCTCCAACGTGTGCTACGAtgccttctctcccatatccCACTGCAGGTTTTGGTTTGTCCAGGCTGTGGTACTGTGTTTGCCTCTGGTGATCTTCATAACGTACGTCACTCACCGGCTGCCCCCGCAGAATGTTGGATGCCCTTGCCAGCTTCCTCATAACCCGGCAGAGCCTCCGCTCTTCAGAAAAGTGCCATCGGCAAGAGCGCCTTCAATGCTCAAGGTTGGCGAGACAAACCCCGACTTAGAGGAGTTCTGTGGTGAAATCCTGGCGGTAAACGAAGACCTCATCACAGGGCGAAGAGTTCACAACTTTTGTGAGGCGTATGTGCTTCAGTTACTTCTGAGAGCTTTACTGGAGGCTGGATTTGGGGCCGGACAATATTATTTGTTTGGGTTTATGGTCCCCAAGAAGTTTGTTTGTTCCAGGTACCCGTGCGCCAATATCGTGACATGTTACCCATCCAGACCCACTGAAAAAACTCTCCTGGCCAACTTTATGTTTGGGGTTACTGCCCTCTCGTTTTTGCTGAACTTTGCAGATCTGATTCATGTCATTAAGCAGGCAGTGAAACAGGGCAAGAGGAGGAAGATGCTGGTGAGGAACTTTTACCAAGATGAGCCCTACCCTGACATGCCAAGTGACCCCCATGTGCTGCCCGAACACAAAGCGCTGCAAGATTACGGTTTGCAGGCTAGGCAAAGGCGTGAGAGTGGCGGGAGCGCTGGCGGTGGGTCGGTCTCCAAACCAGGGCAGGAGAGAGCAGCCTTGAAGCAACCGGGGGAGGGGGTTTTGGACCACATGGCCCTCTCCAACACCAACAGCAACAATGCGCACCTCAACGTGCTTGCATCCCATCAGGCCCTTGCGGGCAGAATGGCCGGCGAGTGCGGCGGGAAGTGTGCGGGCGACCAGGGACTTGCTGCCCGTTCTTCAGCCGAGAGGTGCGGAGAGGAGGTGCCGGATCAGCAGGGCTCCAGGTTACGCCAGCACGCATTGCAGTCCAAGTCCAGCGGGTCTCCGGCGAGCAGCGACAGTCGCCAGATGATAGAGGAGTACAGGCTCGTCCATATGCGGATTACAGACAATGTGGAGAGCAGGAAAAAGAAATCTGAGTGGGTTTAA